The sequence actttcaactttctgcacagattttcacagaattctgaaaatgatcacagattcagAAATTAATCACAgaatttcacagatttttgaaatcgattacAGTTCAGCACCAAAAAGAACAGTGcggttgagaatttttttttgctcaccaaatttatTCTGACCTGCTATTATGGaacgggaaacgtgcacagatttttacAGAACAGGTTTTTGgcatgatcacagatttttgaaaaaatgtcctGACATCCCTGGTTTGTTTATaatcattcgatgaatgtgattGTTGCGTTATCAAAgcaatttatacaatttttataatTCTGTAATACTATTAAGGTTTATACAAGTTTTGTGATTACTAAAGTAAGGTAAATATGATTAACATTGTAAAGCTTTTTTACTCCTTTCTATGACCGAGTTTTgtaaattctcggttgattttccagaaggccgtaacagcaagtgacagtttctctttgtttactttctcttctattaattaccaagcggtttacacgtttatcacttaactctgcatagaatgatgcttgaaacgttcgacttccaaacagaactgtgaaatccaagaaaatctttttagatcacatcacaataatcgaaagagagagtgaacaaagagaaactgtcacttgccgttacggccttctggaaaatcaaccgagaattgttcTCAAATGTGTTAACATAAAACATTCACATTCACAAATCGCTTACTTACTCTGGCGATCCTTTGAGGAGTCCACCAAGTGCAATATTACCGATAGTTGTGTGGTCTCTAAACTCGACTGAACCCTTGAAAATCAACGGAGTTGTTATATTCCTAGGCTTCGTCAAACTCAAATAGGATTCCGAGATTTCATCTAAATATAATCCATTAATGGGTCCCTGAAAGAATATGTGCGAATACACCTTCGTTATTTGTATCGTTAAGAGAAAGTGAACATCATCACCTTAACGTACACATTTTCTTCAAAGCGCACTTGCTCAAATCTGAAGCGTCCGGTTATATTTTCGTTGTTACGATTAGACAGCCAAGCATCACGATGCAGCTGTTTTAAATTGTATCCATTCAACTCAGTAATATCTGTTTGTCCTTGAAAATGCACGTTTCCTTGCACTTCAATATTTATGGGTTGATCGAGTCCGCTGCTACTGGTGAACTCCTGCAGTTTTACGTAGTTCATTCCATTTAGAGTACTGCCTATCTTAATCTGTCCAGTTACTAGTAGATTCCCGTCTATACGTAGTTCTTCTAATTGTTGTGGCTCAGTAGAGTAATTCAGTAGTATGTCTTTCTCCAGATCCAGGCCAGATACTAAGCCATGTACCATAACTGGCTGAGACGAAACAAAGCCTTCGTCTAAAAGtgaatataaatatataaaataggtaaACGAGAAATCACAAAAACCTACGAAAAATAGCACTTTTTATGTGTTCGTCTTTATTTAGGAAATataaattttgtatcaattcttCCAGTTTGATTCCGTTGAATTTTCCTTCAATAAACGTTGTATTCGCGAtgatattttcaaaagtttgcgGAGCCGTGAACGTCTGGTCGTACTCTTTCAATAACCAAACACTTCCAAAATCTTCCTTGGAGACACCGTTAATTGAACCATTAACAAATAAATTCTTCACGTGTACTTCACCATTCAAAATCAGTTCTTCCTCTATGACAATGTCTTTTTGAAGGACATCGTACATTTCGTGCAAATCCTTCAGGTTCATTTCGTTCAGAGTGGCTTGCTCGACAAGAATTAGTTCACCAACAGTCACATTGTGAAAACGTTTATGTCCCGTGATGACAATTTGCTCACTCTCGTTACTATTCTTCTGCAAGGTGTCAGCAAACATTTGTTCCAGATCATAACCGTAGACAGTTGATCCCTctgtggtgaacaaatttctcaCATTTAGATCATTCTCAATTCTTAGCTTACATTTTTTACAACGTAATTTGGATTTTGAATCTTTGTTACTGTTTGTTACTAGGCTGTCCAATTGTTTACCCTCAAAAAGGGAATTATTGGAGCCTACCCTAGAAACAATTAGTTTCTTAAAGTGAATTGATCCTTTGATAACTTGATCCCCGGTCCGTTTCAGTATGGTTTCATTCAAGTATTTAAGATCCACGTTGTTAATTACCGCCGCTTCAGCGCGTCCTTCTCGTAGAGTAACATTTCcggtaaatatttttctaccagTGATTACCTGCGTTTTGTTCGctttaatataaataaaatcactAGGATCCACCCCATTCAGTGAAGTAGCGAACACTTTATTGGCTATCAATGGTTGCTTGAATGTAAAATTTTGATTTGAGGAAGCTGCATTCAGAGGAACACCATGAGAGTAGAGATCAACGAAGTTGTAGGTTCGACTAGATCCGTAGATGTTGCTAGCATTCAAAACCTCAACCGTTACATCACCACTTATTTCAAAGTCCCCTTCCAGATGAATATCATTCGTTAACGTTGTTACCGTACTGAGTTTCCTCAAACTACTACTAGTGATTTTGCCACGTAGGTCAATAGGATCTAATAGAACTACATTATCGAATGATTTGGTACCCGTAATTATTTGAGGCTCACTGGAATTTACTTTCAGCACTTGTAAATGGCCATcgatcactgaaatatgatttaTTCGTTCCTCTACTTCCAGTCGCTCAATATATACCGGATCCATGAAATGAACATCCTGTCTTACCGTAAAATCGGGCTGATCAGCTGTAGGATTGATTCGTACCAGTGAATTCAAATCTACCCCTGAGAGTCGCTTGCTTGGTACTTCAATATTAGATGCGACAATGTTATCAAAACTCAGTTTTGTTGTTATCACTTGATCACCCTTGATCTTAAATGTGTGTTTGCTTATGTTATTCAGGTCAATGCCGTTGAAAAGTCCTGTCAGTTCTAAGTTGTTAACTCGAATTTCTCTGAAATCACCATCACCCTGGTCACATGAATCGATTATCTTTTTCGTAGCTTGATCAATATACGACATGAGAGGCTCGATCTTAGTCGAGTTTAATGTTTTAGTGATCAAATTGTTTACCTTTAGTTCGTTGACTCGTATCGTTTTATTAGCAAATACTTGATTCATACCATTTATCACAACATTGTCGGTGGTGAAACGAATACCGTCaattaaattatttacaaaaagCTCTCCATTGAAATCAGCTACAGTTCCATAtaaatcaacattttttaagAACTGAAAATCCGTTGTGTGTAGCAAAGCTTCGCTTGGGTGTCCATTCAAATACTCAACATCCAAATCTCCATCCACTATTAGTCGATCGGCATTGATAGCCTCAACTTTTTTTTGATCCTTCGTACTTCGTTGATATACTGCGTCGTTAACGTTCTTTGCCTTCAAGTCCTTTACCACAGCTTCGGATGCGAAAATCTGCGGAACCTTTACATTGCCACTAATTTTTAGTGTTTCGTTTTGCATCAAACTATCGTCAACGATACGCTCCAACTTAGCAACCCTTTCGCTAATTTTTTCCAGTCTTTGATGAGCTTTATTTACGTAATCAATTGTCCGCTGATCCAGTACAGTTTGACCTATATGCACGGATGATGTACGTAACGTTTCAATGGAAGTTCCTTTAAcccgaatattttttattttatgtgcaTCGTCTTTGTACTCCGGTAATCTCAAAAAGCGATTGTATACATCCTCCAAGTCCACCGAATCAAGCTCTTTTGTAGTACGCTCACACCAATTGATGAACTCTTCGTAGACGCTCTTAAGATCATTTTCAATACCGTAAATAGGTGAAAAAATGTTGGCATCCGAGCCATGCAGATTGCGATTTGCAATCACAATTAAGCTTGCATTAATAATGTGCCGGTAGACACGCATTTGAGATATTCCGACAGCGAATGCTTCCCGGGTGTAGTCAATTCGTGACGGCGTGAATTTCCACCCATCATACTCATAAATCAACATTGGACGGCCACGACAGAGGATCAAAAGCAAAAACTCTCCGTTCTCGCGCTGAAAGAAAACACAAAAGACTGAAGATTTGTATACACGGATGTAttgaaatgtatattttttagatGGCAAAGTGCAATAATTGGAAAATCcgtttatttttcaatgcaaaaaccgcataaaaatatTGAGTGCAGAAACTGGACACGGATTTTGCAATGCCACCGGACagaaaacattgaatgcaaTAATCGGATACAAACTAAGCCAGTTCTTTGGAAACAAATGAAGACAAACGAGAAAAGGTAGAaacgagagtttctctttgtttactttctctttcgattcttACGGTCCTATCGGTAATCCCTCTCTCTAACTCGTTacatagaataacgactgaatccatcgactttcgatctgtagctaagaaattgttggaaaatacagggATATGTCGTAATAACTGAAAAAGTGAATTAACAAAAAGAATCTGTcagttgcacttgggaccttttctaatgttcatcgagaaatgaagacaaacacgagaaaaggtcctaagtgcaaatgacagtttctctttgtttactttctctttcgagtataacggtccaatcagcaatctttccatctaacacttcacataggattatagcaaaaaccatcaactttcgatatgcactgtagaatttgttggaaattactggaatttgccgtaataattgaaagagaaagtaaaccaagagaaactgtcacttgcacttgggaccttttctaatgttcatcgagaaatgTTTTCATCAGATTCTTGaactcaaaacttttttttgttataatctGTTGCTCTCGGCGCACCAATGAATGTTTTTAACAAGTTACGATCAATAAATCCCACTTTTGTTAGCTCATTTTAGCGTATTGGCTTAGGTTATCATATTTGCCGTTCAAATATTCGAGCATAGATGCAACAGGCATCAGACGAATTGATaactggaatcaggaatcagaactaattggctcaatcggcacgttcccctagttattcgaaaattttttgccttgccgttgcttctcatcaatttcctaatggcaagcgaatgataaaaacaacatagaagggaattgtgaagttggtgaggtgggaaaacagtacaaaacaaagaaacaaatcaTTCTAcatcccgaaaggatgctgaatgatctgcaggtgccaaaaatgCATAggaaataaaacctccaacttccgagaggatttagagattttacaaaagcaacaccattctgcatttccggaagaatgcagaacaattcgcagtatgtatgagcagaagtaaatttgtCACCTCATAAGGGATgctaaacaatctgctaaaatctATTCAACCTCTGATTACAGCAccttatcacattgggtgagaaacgatagaatatctccgcatacacagactcaaccatgtatggaccCTGGACACGTAGTTGAGTcaaatgcgggacagttacatatcaaatgacatgaagtaccgtaatcgcattcacacaaatcacacgaataatactcagcacgctgaatagtagccgCTAAGATTGCAATGTCCagccagagctctgaccagaatattgCAATGATGCtaagaaaaatgcagtagacatttttatattttcagattcaaatctgataaaaatgcatttgtctgagcgcaaattTGCAAGCTGCACCAGTAGCTggaatgtttggatgcagcccaagaacgaatcttgtgctttatccaactagttgaaagtggtaaaactGGTCCAGGAACAACGAAATTGtttgttgcaccagctctagccaactcatcagaccattaatttccagtaatacccgaatggccgggtacccataagaagtgaaCAGCATTTAAAatactgaggtcttcaatttgaattcgacatgcgatcactagattcgaccgtgaatcattcgaactgagtgcatttAATGCTgcttgactgtcggaacaaaaataaattagtttttcgcagattctctgctgaagaatcgcgtagatttctgcttggaacacagtacagtatctaccaagtgaatgagactgctctagccccatttcacgacagtagacaccagcaccagcacgaccatttaaCAGAGaatcgtccgtataacaaactatgtgttcatcaagttgtctgtaaataaccagacaaccattcctcacgaagaggatagctcacattgatttcattaaaaggaaaactgcatgtgagagttaggtcacttgAAGCGAGTAAATAAtcatcccaggtaaccatttgagaccacaagcgagtgtggctagtagcatagtttatagggttactgttccaaagccatgtaaccttaagacgatatgcacaagataatgcaaggtggcaagtgaccgggaaaaccggaaaaaagtcgaaaaatttcgtttcaccgagaaaaaccaggaaaaagtcgggaattttagtgca comes from Malaya genurostris strain Urasoe2022 chromosome 3, Malgen_1.1, whole genome shotgun sequence and encodes:
- the LOC131435292 gene encoding uncharacterized protein LOC131435292 yields the protein MLVLLHFVLVIALLSLVKNNLFYAVHANQFDDQGLRRYESEAELAELKELFYKNIMVDIRIESEGQNLTPDMKHRLDERIDGFLRVASGTDRIGKQSNHLRNVKHKEFRRKPRSATDKSMNDDIGRERLYLKGFRERGYIPVNFPIDICMLKVGKSVFAASINIRKTLEGYANHSIVSFYSWDRDTKIFHKYMEYTAILARKFDCISHASLGFVAVVNYHNNTREKKLPLTNQTIDEGSPVFQIMENSTTEIVQKFSQSNQNTVHMWIHGNHVYLTHTYTNLDESVANVCPIYRWSGYHFDAIDELPCYNAIHIEPFTIEQTMFLALANQMNDEAVDEDTFSDLFKFDYEKQKFDFHQKIYIYSVSHMAYIFLDHGDMREHFLITGNSRAGKKNKAGKLDYDQHSIMYKYIDGYFVPFQKFELYRVKRFLPVMRENGEFLLLILCRGRPMLIYEYDGWKFTPSRIDYTREAFAVGISQMRVYRHIINASLIVIANRNLHGSDANIFSPIYGIENDLKSVYEEFINWCERTTKELDSVDLEDVYNRFLRLPEYKDDAHKIKNIRVKGTSIETLRTSSVHIGQTVLDQRTIDYVNKAHQRLEKISERVAKLERIVDDSLMQNETLKISGNVKVPQIFASEAVVKDLKAKNVNDAVYQRSTKDQKKVEAINADRLIVDGDLDVEYLNGHPSEALLHTTDFQFLKNVDLYGTVADFNGELFVNNLIDGIRFTTDNVVINGMNQVFANKTIRVNELKVNNLITKTLNSTKIEPLMSYIDQATKKIIDSCDQGDGDFREIRVNNLELTGLFNGIDLNNISKHTFKIKGDQVITTKLSFDNIVASNIEVPSKRLSGVDLNSLVRINPTADQPDFTVRQDVHFMDPVYIERLEVEERINHISVIDGHLQVLKVNSSEPQIITGTKSFDNVVLLDPIDLRGKITSSSLRKLSTVTTLTNDIHLEGDFEISGDVTVEVLNASNIYGSSRTYNFVDLYSHGVPLNAASSNQNFTFKQPLIANKVFATSLNGVDPSDFIYIKANKTQVITGRKIFTGNVTLREGRAEAAVINNVDLKYLNETILKRTGDQVIKGSIHFKKLIVSRVGSNNSLFEGKQLDSLVTNSNKDSKSKLRCKKCKLRIENDLNVRNLFTTEGSTVYGYDLEQMFADTLQKNSNESEQIVITGHKRFHNVTVGELILVEQATLNEMNLKDLHEMYDVLQKDIVIEEELILNGEVHVKNLFVNGSINGVSKEDFGSVWLLKEYDQTFTAPQTFENIIANTTFIEGKFNGIKLEELIQNLYFLNKDEHIKSAIFHEGFVSSQPVMVHGLVSGLDLEKDILLNYSTEPQQLEELRIDGNLLVTGQIKIGSTLNGMNYVKLQEFTSSSGLDQPINIEVQGNVHFQGQTDITELNGYNLKQLHRDAWLSNRNNENITGRFRFEQVRFEENVYVKGPINGLYLDEISESYLSLTKPRNITTPLIFKGSVEFRDHTTIGNIALGGLLKGSPESKGFDIVYFDKYVLRKDVEQTITGRWTFHEVEIQGDLNLTTINGINLEKDLLLSNAQNVTFTGNKRFKNVHIDNLECPTPCIIQGVDVTEWFANAVRLDQNFTTAGVTNVEDATILGDVEVLGAVNNYAYDKDKMIIKPVTSDNKTFGVNINKLPQELDSVDQLKNIESKLRRLYMIEQSMVESLNTKMTYLSHYESVKGLNGGFQALYTIMLSMSPKPLQLLIAHVNDGVRTAVEFYRWSRKESQFLIARGFPPISSPTLLVTNCKRINVGHVQYLFVEFYSYRKQYYRQSILDLERSDHVAPKKISKFVTLYEFNSTIPRKAFSLKILDLNCIGLFSPHANGVEIYCLHLDNLVYYMQFYQSLNVAPVDQALYLDGRLIVLRRDHLLQIWRPKPNRKLVLSQSINFSRPAFITAAKFENQLFIAVKLGNILVENDQQGSIEIWHDSRPHHRNSTFTHYQTILRKQPKQIKFSVIPSTDDLMLYTLSDDSSHPLVIYRYEGVAGFREFLTCNTLRTSGKQLSVLKLDYNQRELLALIGERGTDLIEAIIKV